The Gammaproteobacteria bacterium nucleotide sequence GCCAGCATCGGATGAATCGACGCTGGCGCCCGCGTTGTTGGCGATGAAAAACTTGTTGACCGTGGTGAAGTCGAGGTACAAAGCCTCAAACAACACCTCCTCTGGCAGGCTTTGCCGATCCCAGTTCTCGATCAGGCTGAAGGTCAGTGGAAACTGATAATTGACCATGCTGTCATCGACGCTTCTGATCAGAAGATTGCCGATTGGCAGGATGAATACAATCAAAAGGAACAGGAACGCAGGCAGGACAAGAATCAGCGCCCACAGCTTGCTACGGCGCATGGAGCGCTTCAGGCTGACCCTGAGCGGGATGCCGTCTGCAGTCAGGATCGGAGCGGATGAAGCGTTCGCAATCGCCATAAATTTCCTGACCCTGTTCGCCTAAAAACAAACGGGGCCGGGCGCTGATACGCCCGGCCCCAGTGCATTACCACAACAACTTAACCGCGCTTACTGACCCATCCAGGCCGTAAAACGCTCAGAGATTGCGTCCCCGTTGTCTGCCCACCAGTCGGGGTTGGCAAATACAGCGTTCGCCATGGCCGCGCCGGCATTCGGCATGTGCGGCATGATGTCAACGCCGGTGTTAAAGAAGGGTTCATTCGCAGCGATGATTTCCAGGCCTGAAGCCCGCATCGGACCGTAGTTGATCCACCTGGCCTGGCCGGCCTGCTGTTCCGGTGCGGAAGCATGGATCAAGAATGCCAACGCTTCATCGTAGTTGGAAGAGCCCTTGAGCATGGCCAGCCATTCCTCTTCGAGTACCTGACCGTCCCAGTTGACTACGTAGTCGGCGCCCTCGGTAAGCATGGCCGCCCCGATTCGGCCGTTGTAGGCCAGCGCGATAGAGACCTCACCGCTCTCGATGAGTTCAAGCGGCTTGGCGCCCGATGACCAGAACACGACGTGGTCCTTGATCGTGTCAAGTTTGGCGAACGCACGGTCGATACCGCCGTCAGACGACATCACATCATAAACGTCTGCTACGGCAACACCGTCTGCCACCAGCGCCATCTCGATCAAGGCATTGGCCCAGGTATGGATGCCACGTTTACCCGGAAACTTTGCAACATCAAAAAAGTCCCCGATGGTGCTTGGGTTGCCGGCGGGGTTGCCGTCAAAGGTGCCATTCTTATAGAACGGTACGTAGGACCAGAAAATCTGCGGAACCACGCAGTCATTGGGTACCGGTACCATGGTGTCGTCATCCATCGAGGTGCCATCCGGTGCCGGCGTAAACACATCCCGCGGCAACTCTTCGAAGAGTCCCTCGTCACAGCCTACCCGGGCTTCGTGCGGCAGCACGTCGACGATGTCCCACTGGATACTGCCAGACTCTACCTGGGTACGGACCTCACCCAGGCCACCGTTGTAGTTAACAAATGTTGCGGTGCCACCCGTAAAGGTGTCCGCATACGCTTTTTGCTGGCTCATGGTGTAGGCGCCGCCCCAGGATGCAATCGTTATTTCTGCCTGTGCGGGTAACACAATGACGGCGCCGAGGGCCGCTGCCAGTGCAAACTGCAGGGAATTTCTCATTACATTTCCTCCACTTTTGTTGTGAAAATGCTGCCTCAGGGACAGCGCTATTCGCCATTGAAATCTCCGGATTAGACGCCTTCAAAGACATCCAGTGCTCGGCAATCTTCAACAGACCAGCCGAACTTTACCATGTCACCTTCTTGCAATATGGTATGCTGGGTGGCGTTGGGAATCTTGACGATGAAATCATCCTGCCCACAGACCGAGGCCCGGGTCCGGAGGTGGTCGCCCAAGTAGATCAGTTCCTCGATCCGTGCATCAAACAAATTGGGATATTTCCCGGGTTCTGGGTTGACTTCCACCCTTTCGGGCCGGAGCGAGAGAGTCGTTCGACTGCCCACCCCTTCGACGTTCGCCTTGAGCGCCTGGACCTGGTCTCCACCGTCGACCTGGACCTGACAACTTTCACCATTTATGCTGGTGACCGAGCCCATCAGAGTGTTGTTTTCACCGATGAACTGCGCCACGAACGCGTTTTCCGGCCGCTCGTAGAGATCTTGTGGTGAGGCAAGTTGCTGCACTACCCCATCATTAAAAACGCAGATTCGGTTAGACATCGTCAACGCTTCGGACTGGTCATGGGTAACATACACCACGGTCACCTTAAGGTCTTCGTGAATGTGCTTGATCTCGTACTGCATCTGCTCCCGAAGTTGCTTGTCGAGTGCACCGAGGGGCTCGTCCATCAGCACCAGTTTCGGATCGAAGACCAGCGCACGTGCTACCGCGACACGCTGCTGCTGGCCACCGGAGAGTTGAGCCGGCCTGCGGTTACCGAAGCTGCCGAGCCGTACCATGTTGAGTACCTTCTTAACCCGGCTTGCAATTTCGGATTTCCCCATCCGCCTGACCTGAAGAGGAAACGACAAATTCTCGTTGACTGTCATGTGGGGGAAGAGCGCATAGTTCTGAAATACCATCCCGATCCCCCGCTTATGGGGTGGTACTGCATTGATGGGCCGATTCCCAAGGAAGATCTCGCCGTGGGTGGCCGGCTCGAATCCAGCCAGCATCATCAAACAGGTCGTCTTGCCAGAGCCAGAAGGCCCCAGCATGGTCAAGAATTCTCCGCGATCGATGTCCAGATTGAGGTTCTTGATGACCAGCTCTTCGCCGTCGTAACTTTTCTGCACTTCATTAAATCTCACATAGGCTTCTGTCTGATTTGTATCCATATTCTTCAGTCCTTCCTTCGTATTTCAGTCACGCTCTCTGCCCGCAACCCAACAGCTGTCTAATTCAGGGAACTGCTCATTCTATTATTGACTGGATAACTCAATATTAGTTAATAGGGACACCTATGTACTCTATATCTGACGAGACTTATGTTTTTCCACATTGTGTCTTAATGTTCAAGCATTCTTAACACCTAATGACTCTACTGCCGTGGAATATAGTGTACTACGCAAAGATCTCACCGGTTCAA carries:
- a CDS encoding ABC transporter ATP-binding protein translates to MDTNQTEAYVRFNEVQKSYDGEELVIKNLNLDIDRGEFLTMLGPSGSGKTTCLMMLAGFEPATHGEIFLGNRPINAVPPHKRGIGMVFQNYALFPHMTVNENLSFPLQVRRMGKSEIASRVKKVLNMVRLGSFGNRRPAQLSGGQQQRVAVARALVFDPKLVLMDEPLGALDKQLREQMQYEIKHIHEDLKVTVVYVTHDQSEALTMSNRICVFNDGVVQQLASPQDLYERPENAFVAQFIGENNTLMGSVTSINGESCQVQVDGGDQVQALKANVEGVGSRTTLSLRPERVEVNPEPGKYPNLFDARIEELIYLGDHLRTRASVCGQDDFIVKIPNATQHTILQEGDMVKFGWSVEDCRALDVFEGV
- a CDS encoding extracellular solute-binding protein yields the protein MRNSLQFALAAALGAVIVLPAQAEITIASWGGAYTMSQQKAYADTFTGGTATFVNYNGGLGEVRTQVESGSIQWDIVDVLPHEARVGCDEGLFEELPRDVFTPAPDGTSMDDDTMVPVPNDCVVPQIFWSYVPFYKNGTFDGNPAGNPSTIGDFFDVAKFPGKRGIHTWANALIEMALVADGVAVADVYDVMSSDGGIDRAFAKLDTIKDHVVFWSSGAKPLELIESGEVSIALAYNGRIGAAMLTEGADYVVNWDGQVLEEEWLAMLKGSSNYDEALAFLIHASAPEQQAGQARWINYGPMRASGLEIIAANEPFFNTGVDIMPHMPNAGAAMANAVFANPDWWADNGDAISERFTAWMGQ
- a CDS encoding ABC transporter permease, producing MAIANASSAPILTADGIPLRVSLKRSMRRSKLWALILVLPAFLFLLIVFILPIGNLLIRSVDDSMVNYQFPLTFSLIENWDRQSLPEEVLFEALYLDFTTVNKFFIANNAGASVDSSDAG